One window of Manihot esculenta cultivar AM560-2 chromosome 17, M.esculenta_v8, whole genome shotgun sequence genomic DNA carries:
- the LOC110605545 gene encoding B3 domain-containing transcription factor VRN1 isoform X2 — translation MPRPYFHKLILSNTIRDKKLRIPDNFVKKFGNDLSAFGRLSVPGGPVWPVGLIKADDKFWFHEGWQEFMERYSIRVGYFLVFRYEGHAVFTVHIFNLSASEINYQSNALSGRRFLAFEEMGDDDFVEYLSSSSPYLLPNSLKRNVLLSKGDSISQVTNQATRDVGVQFNAIEMKNYADDVKFYVPDGEIQKPKKQGRKKRKIDPNEQQPPASQEDEAEMRFRFYESASARKRTVTAEERERAINAAKAFEPINPFCRVVLRPSYLYRGCIMYLPSCFAEKNLNGVSGFIKLQLCDGKQWPVRCLYRGGRAKLSQGWYEFTLENNLGEGDVCIFELMRSRDIVLKVTVFRVLESAGLVNRP, via the exons AGGATCCCTGATAATTTTGTCAAAAAATTTGGAAATGACTTATCCGCTTTTGGGAGACTCAGTGTTCCAGGTGGTCCTGTGTGGCCTGTAGGATTAATAAAAGCCGATGACAAATTTTGGTTTCATGAAGGATGGCAGGAATTTATGGAGCGTTACTCAATACGTGTAGGGTACTTTTTGGTCTTCAGATATGAAGGGCATGCAGTTTTTACTGTTCATATATTCAATTTATCTGCTTCTGAGATAAACTATCAATCCAATGCTCTAAGTGGCAGAAGATTTCTTGCCTTTGAAGAGATGGGAGATGATGACTTCGTTGAATACTTGAGCTCCTCATCtccatacttgcttcctaattctTTGAAAA GGAACGTGCTCTTATCGAAGGGTGATAGTATTTCACAAGTGACAAATCAAGCTACGCGAGATGTTGGTGTTCAGTTTAATGCAATCGAGATGAAAAACTATGCTGATGATGTGAAATTTTATGTTCCAGATGGAGAAATACAAAAGCCTAAAAAACAGGGAAGGAAAAAGCGGAAAATTGATCCTA ATGAGCAGCAACCACCAGCTTCACAAGAAGATGAAGCTGAAATGCGCTTTAGATTTTATGAGAGTGCTTCAGCAAGAAAGCGAACTGTGACTGCTGAAGAAAGAGAAAGGGCAATAAATGCAGCTAAAGCATTTGAGCCTATTAATCCTTTTTGTAGGGTCGTCCTGCGGCCATCTTACTTATACAGGGGTTGCATTATG TATTTGCCGTCTTGCTTTGCTGAGAAGAATCTGAATGGGGTTTCAGGATTCATTAAACTCCAGTTGTGTGATGGGAAACAGTGGCCTGTCAGATGCCTTTATAGGGGAGGTAGAGCTAAATTAAGCCAAGGGTGGTATGAATTCACATTGGAGAATAATTTGGGGGAAGGAGATGTTTGTATTTTTGAGCTGATGAGATCAAGGGATATTGTGCTGAAAGTTACTGTATTTCGTGTTCTTGAAAGCGCTGGACTTGTGAACCGACCTTGA
- the LOC110605545 gene encoding B3 domain-containing transcription factor VRN1 isoform X1 — protein MPRPYFHKLILSNTIRDKKLRIPDNFVKKFGNDLSAFGRLSVPGGPVWPVGLIKADDKFWFHEGWQEFMERYSIRVGYFLVFRYEGHAVFTVHIFNLSASEINYQSNALSGRRFLAFEEMGDDDFVEYLSSSSPYLLPNSLKSKVLDERLDQMTINKSYNPPALQNLFHESKLNYINWSGEGNVLLSKGDSISQVTNQATRDVGVQFNAIEMKNYADDVKFYVPDGEIQKPKKQGRKKRKIDPNEQQPPASQEDEAEMRFRFYESASARKRTVTAEERERAINAAKAFEPINPFCRVVLRPSYLYRGCIMYLPSCFAEKNLNGVSGFIKLQLCDGKQWPVRCLYRGGRAKLSQGWYEFTLENNLGEGDVCIFELMRSRDIVLKVTVFRVLESAGLVNRP, from the exons AGGATCCCTGATAATTTTGTCAAAAAATTTGGAAATGACTTATCCGCTTTTGGGAGACTCAGTGTTCCAGGTGGTCCTGTGTGGCCTGTAGGATTAATAAAAGCCGATGACAAATTTTGGTTTCATGAAGGATGGCAGGAATTTATGGAGCGTTACTCAATACGTGTAGGGTACTTTTTGGTCTTCAGATATGAAGGGCATGCAGTTTTTACTGTTCATATATTCAATTTATCTGCTTCTGAGATAAACTATCAATCCAATGCTCTAAGTGGCAGAAGATTTCTTGCCTTTGAAGAGATGGGAGATGATGACTTCGTTGAATACTTGAGCTCCTCATCtccatacttgcttcctaattctTTGAAAAGTAAGGTTCTTGATGAACGTCTTGATCAAATGACAATTAACAAAAGTTACAATCCTCCAGCATTGCAGAATTTGTTCCATGAGTCTAAACTTAACTACATAAATTGGTCTGGTGAAGGGAACGTGCTCTTATCGAAGGGTGATAGTATTTCACAAGTGACAAATCAAGCTACGCGAGATGTTGGTGTTCAGTTTAATGCAATCGAGATGAAAAACTATGCTGATGATGTGAAATTTTATGTTCCAGATGGAGAAATACAAAAGCCTAAAAAACAGGGAAGGAAAAAGCGGAAAATTGATCCTA ATGAGCAGCAACCACCAGCTTCACAAGAAGATGAAGCTGAAATGCGCTTTAGATTTTATGAGAGTGCTTCAGCAAGAAAGCGAACTGTGACTGCTGAAGAAAGAGAAAGGGCAATAAATGCAGCTAAAGCATTTGAGCCTATTAATCCTTTTTGTAGGGTCGTCCTGCGGCCATCTTACTTATACAGGGGTTGCATTATG TATTTGCCGTCTTGCTTTGCTGAGAAGAATCTGAATGGGGTTTCAGGATTCATTAAACTCCAGTTGTGTGATGGGAAACAGTGGCCTGTCAGATGCCTTTATAGGGGAGGTAGAGCTAAATTAAGCCAAGGGTGGTATGAATTCACATTGGAGAATAATTTGGGGGAAGGAGATGTTTGTATTTTTGAGCTGATGAGATCAAGGGATATTGTGCTGAAAGTTACTGTATTTCGTGTTCTTGAAAGCGCTGGACTTGTGAACCGACCTTGA